A part of Brassica rapa cultivar Chiifu-401-42 chromosome A05, CAAS_Brap_v3.01, whole genome shotgun sequence genomic DNA contains:
- the LOC103867857 gene encoding mitogen-activated protein kinase kinase kinase 17, with translation MERLSQRTKFVKSLGKGSFGSVNLIKFTKPDGSKPYYHAVKSSNAQDFESLYNEFQILSKLRDCPRIVQTYGTSLERGVNDNGTRVYNMSMEYAAGGSLTSFMETRSLTDTMIRDFTCMILEGLVSVHDHGYVHCDLKPDNLLLFPRDDVGVTKEVSYELKLSDFGMSTEAGEESVFWEFDSPYLGTPLYMSPESVHYGVAEKSLDLWSLGCVVLEMYTGKSPWPFQDSDELLRHLLDEKAPEIPESLPWEARQFLQTCFARDPVERGSASELLKHPFLLPEVSDEKRVMVTGAGSRIKSVAVMKSRVIMKKPIRVKILPPKTPRFKKVLNRPLRLKTIPPKPPGFNLVFVQSFCLSVSVCSVALLLGGRWCRAN, from the exons ATGGAACGTCTAAGCCAACG TACGAAATTTGTGAAGTCGTTAGGCAAAGGTTCGTTTGGTTCCGTCAATCTCATCAAGTTCACTAAACCCGACGGCTCGAAGCCATACTACCACGCCGTGAAAAGCTCAAACGCACAAGACTTCGAATCTCTCTACAACGAGTTTCAGATTCTGTCTAAACTTAGAGATTGTCCGAGAATTGTGCAAACATATGGTACATCTCTCGAGAGAGGTGTGAATGATAACGGAACAAGAGTTTATAACATGTCGATGGAGTACGCAGCTGGCGGAAGTTTAACTTCGTTCATGGAAACAAGGTCGTTGACGGATACGATGATCAGAGACTTCACTTGTATGATTCTTGAAGGACTTGTCTCTGTTCATGATCACGGATACGTCCACTGCGATCTCAAACCGGACAATCTTCTCTTGTTTCCACGTGATGATGTTGGTGTAACGAAAGAAGTTTCGTATGAGTTGAAGCTTTCAGACTTTGGGATGTCGACAGAAGCTGGAGAGGAGTCGGTGTTTTGGGAGTTTGATTCTCCATACTTGGGAACGCCTCTTTACATGTCTCCTGAGTCTGTTCACTACGGCGTCGCGGAGAAGTCGTTAGACTTGTGGTCGCTAGGTTGTGTTGTGTTGGAGATGTACACAGGAAAGTCTCCGTGGCCGTTCCAGGACTCGGACGAGCTTTTGCGTCATTTATTGGATGAGAAAGCGCCAGAGATTCCAGAGTCTCTTCCTTGGGAGGCAAGGCAGTTTCTGCAAACGTGTTTCGCAAGAGATCCTGTGGAGAGGGGAAGTGCTTCGGAGCTGTTGAAGCATCCGTTTCTTCTTCCGGAAGTTTCTGATGAGAAGAGAGTGATGGTTACAGGCGCCGGAAGTAGGATAAAGTCGGTGGCTGTAATGAAGTCTAGGGTTATAATGAAGAAGCCAATAAGAGTGAAAATTCTTCCACCAAAGACGCCACGGTTTAAGAAAGTTTTGAATAGACCCTTAAGGCTGAAGACTATACCTCCAAAACCCCCAGGATTCAATCTCGTGTTTGTTCAGTCGTTTTGTCTCAGTGTATCAGTGTGTTCTGTCGCTTTGTTACTTGGTGGTAGATGGTGTAGAGCAAATTAA
- the LOC103867713 gene encoding mitogen-activated protein kinase kinase kinase 17, translating into MMEFVKSLGKGSGGSVNLIRVTTPDGSNPHYHAVKSSNYYDYLHDEFQILSKLRDCPGIVQTFGASLSRGFNVHGRKVYSMSMEYAAGGNLTSFIETRSLTDTMIRDFTRMILQGLVAVHDLGYVHCDLKPDNLLVFPRDVNVGVMNEVSYELKISDFGLSTEVGEDSKFWEFDSPYLGTPLYMSPESVRYGVAKKSLDLWSLGCVVLEMHTGKPPWPFQDSKEFLRHLLDDKAPEVPEYVPWEARQFLETCFARNPVERGSASGLLKHPFLMRTDGH; encoded by the coding sequence ATGATGGAGTTTGTGAAATCGTTGGGCAAAGGTTCGGGTGGTTCTGTCAATCTCATCAGAGTCACTACACCCGACGGCTCGAACCCGCACTACCACGCCGTGAAAAGCTCAAACTACTACGACTATCTCCACGACGAGTTTCAGATTCTATCTAAGCTCAGAGATTGTCCCGGAATCGTGCAAACCTTTGGAGCATCTCTGTCGAGAGGTTTCAATGTTCACGGGAGAAAAGTTTACAGCATGTCGATGGAGTACGCAGCTGGTGGAAATTTAACTTCTTTCATAGAAACAAGGTCGTTGACGGATACGATGATCAGAGACTTCACTCGTATGATTCTTCAAGGACTCGTCGCTGTTCATGATCTCGGATACGTCCACTGCGATCTCAAACCGGACAATCTTCTCGTGTTTCCACGTGATGTTAATGTTGGTGTGATGAACGAAGTTTCGTACGAGTTGAAGATTTCTGATTTTGGACTGTCGACAGAAGTTGGAGAAGACTCGAAGTTTTGGGAGTTTGATTCTCCCTACTTGGGAACGCCTCTTTACATGTCGCCCGAGTCTGTTCGTTACGGCGTGGCGAAGAAGTCGTTAGACTTGTGGTCGCTAGGTTGCGTTGTGTTGGAGATGCACACAGGAAAGCCTCCGTGGCCGTTCCAAGACTCGAAGGAGTTTTTGCGTCATTTGTTGGATGACAAGGCACCAGAGGTTCCAGAGTATGTTCCTTGGGAAGCACGGCAGTTTCTAGAGACGTGTTTCGCAAGGAATCCTGTGGAGAGAGGAAGCGCTTCGGGTCTGTTGAAGCATCCGTTTCTGATGAGAACAGATGGTCACTAA